The Hemibagrus wyckioides isolate EC202008001 linkage group LG10, SWU_Hwy_1.0, whole genome shotgun sequence genome includes a window with the following:
- the atp5f1d gene encoding ATP synthase subunit delta, mitochondrial: MMAARFLLRRAAPALRQVRSYAEAAAGAPQMSFTFASPNEVFFTGASVKQVDVPTMTGAFGILPAHVPTLQVLRPGVVTVFSEDGSSSKYFVSSGSVTVNADSSVQLLAEEAFPLDSLDLSAAKANLEKAQSELVSASDEVSRAEAQISIEANEAIVKALE; this comes from the exons ATGATGGCCGCGAGGTTTTTGCTTCGCCGTGCGGCTCCTGCACTGAGACAGGTTCGCTCTTACGCCGAGGCGGCCGCCGGAGCTCCACAGATGTCCTTCACATTCGCCTCTCCGAATGAG GTCTTCTTCACTGGAGCCAGTGTGAAACAAGTGGATGTCCCAACAATGACCGGCGCCTTTGGTATCCTCCCAGCTCACGTCCCCACACTGCAGGTGCTGAGGCCTGGGGTGGTCACTGTTTTCAGTGAGGATGGCTCCTCTTCCAAATATTTTG TGAGCAGTGGTTCAGTCACCGTCAACGCTGACTCTTCAGTGCAGCTGCTTGCTGAGGAGGCTTTTCCTCTGGATAGTCTGGACCTTTCT gcTGCTAAAGCTAATCTGGAGAAGGCCCAGTCCGAGTTGGTCAGCGCTTCAGATGAGGTCTCCAGGGCAGAAGCCCAGATCAGCATAGAAGCCAACGAAGCCATCGTCAAAGCTCTGGAATAA